A DNA window from Moorella thermoacetica contains the following coding sequences:
- a CDS encoding QueT transporter family protein: MITAKIARGAVIAALYAVVTIILKPISFGYLQVRVAEALTLLPILYPEAVPGLFIGCLISNIYGGLGPIDIFLGSLTTLAAAWLTYVWRRSWIAYLPPILLNGVIVGAYLSYLLHVHILLAMGSVATGEAIAVLALGIPLLKQIKKINVGQ, translated from the coding sequence GTGATAACCGCTAAAATCGCCCGGGGAGCCGTTATCGCCGCCCTCTATGCGGTGGTAACGATAATCCTTAAACCAATTAGCTTCGGCTACCTTCAGGTGAGGGTGGCAGAAGCCCTTACCCTATTACCCATCCTATACCCGGAAGCCGTTCCGGGGCTCTTTATCGGGTGCCTAATAAGTAACATTTACGGCGGCCTGGGACCCATCGATATCTTCCTGGGCAGTCTCACCACCCTGGCAGCCGCCTGGCTGACCTATGTCTGGCGGCGGAGCTGGATTGCTTACCTGCCGCCCATTCTCTTAAACGGTGTCATTGTAGGTGCTTATCTATCGTACTTATTGCACGTCCATATCCTCCTGGCCATGGGAAGTGTCGCCACGGGCGAGGCCATCGCCGTCCTGGCCCTGGGAATACCCCTGCTAAAACAAATTAAAAAAATAAACGTTGGGCAGTAA
- a CDS encoding NCS2 family permease gives MSGQQEGAGFLEKTFKLRANGTDARTEVLAGVTTFMTMAYIIFVNPTILSSTGMDFGAVMVATILSAAIATLIMSFSANYPIAIAPGMGLNAFFAFTIVKQMHYPWEVALAAVFMSGVIFIILTLTKAREAIVNSIPLSLKLAISAGIGLFIALIGLQNAGLVVPNPDTLVQLGDLSKPPVLLAAMGLVITALLVALRVRGALLLSIIIITIIGIPMGVTKIDSFKLLSLPPSLAPTFGAFTRGLPGLWATGLIPIIFTFTFVDLFDTIGTLIGVSSKANLLDENGNLPRAGKALISDAVGTTLGAILGTSTLTAYIESAAGVAEGGRTGLTSLVVAILFLACLFISPLVGIVPAVATAPILIIVGIFMMEPIMKIDFSNFLEAAPAFLTIAMMPFTYNIAEGIVWGVLAYVFLHLVTGNTKKISITMWILAVLFIIRFFA, from the coding sequence ATGTCTGGACAACAAGAAGGGGCGGGCTTCCTGGAAAAGACCTTTAAGTTGAGGGCCAACGGTACTGACGCCCGAACCGAAGTGCTGGCCGGCGTTACAACCTTTATGACCATGGCCTACATTATCTTTGTAAATCCGACGATTCTCAGTAGCACCGGCATGGATTTCGGCGCGGTAATGGTGGCTACCATCCTTTCAGCGGCCATAGCCACCCTGATCATGAGTTTTAGCGCCAATTACCCTATTGCCATTGCGCCCGGTATGGGTCTCAACGCCTTTTTTGCCTTTACTATTGTAAAGCAAATGCATTACCCCTGGGAAGTAGCCCTGGCAGCAGTATTTATGAGCGGCGTTATCTTTATCATCTTGACCCTTACTAAAGCCCGGGAGGCTATTGTTAACTCCATCCCCCTGTCCCTCAAGCTGGCGATCAGTGCCGGTATCGGCCTTTTTATCGCCCTGATCGGCCTGCAAAATGCCGGCCTGGTAGTGCCCAATCCCGATACCCTGGTTCAACTGGGCGACTTGAGTAAGCCTCCCGTCCTGCTGGCGGCCATGGGCCTGGTAATTACGGCCCTCCTGGTGGCCCTCCGGGTCCGGGGGGCACTGCTCCTGAGTATCATTATCATCACTATAATCGGCATCCCCATGGGAGTTACCAAAATCGACAGTTTCAAGCTCCTGAGCCTGCCGCCCAGCCTGGCTCCTACATTCGGGGCCTTTACCAGGGGCCTGCCGGGCCTATGGGCCACCGGTCTCATTCCCATAATTTTTACCTTTACCTTTGTCGACCTCTTCGATACCATCGGTACCTTGATCGGCGTCAGTAGTAAAGCTAACTTACTGGATGAAAACGGCAACCTGCCCAGGGCCGGCAAAGCCCTGATCTCCGACGCTGTAGGTACCACCCTGGGTGCCATCCTGGGAACCAGTACCCTGACAGCCTATATCGAGAGTGCTGCCGGTGTAGCCGAAGGTGGGCGTACAGGATTGACCAGTCTGGTAGTTGCTATTTTATTCCTGGCTTGTTTGTTTATCTCGCCCCTGGTGGGCATCGTACCGGCGGTAGCTACCGCGCCCATCCTGATCATCGTCGGTATTTTTATGATGGAACCGATCATGAAAATCGATTTTAGCAATTTCCTGGAAGCAGCCCCGGCCTTTTTAACCATTGCTATGATGCCCTTTACCTATAATATTGCCGAGGGTATCGTGTGGGGCGTCCTGGCCTACGTCTTCCTGCACCT